In the Acidobacteriota bacterium genome, TCCACTTCCTCTTCGTAAAAATCCGCAATCTTGGCAAGCATCGTGTCAAGAGCGCCCGTATGCTCTCCTACTGCGATCATCTGAACCACCATAGGGGGGAATACATCGGTCTCTTTTAGAGGTTCCGAGATGCTCTTTCCCTGCTCGATGTTCTTCCTGGTCTCCATTATGGCATCTTCCACAATGGCATTTCCCGATGTCCTCGCTGTTATATCAAGGGCATCAAGGATCGGAACGCCGCTCGATATAAGGGTGCCTAGCGTCCTGCAGAACCGTGCTACAGCCAGCTTCCTCAGAAGCATGCCGATGATCGGCATCTTGAGAAGCAGACCATCAAGGATGCGCCTCCCATTGTATGTCTTGTGGTATCTGTTGATGGCAATGATGGCAAGGACAATCACAATTCCTATAAACCACCACCATCTCCCGATGAATTCGCTCAGGGCGATGGTGATCCTTGTGGGAAGGGGCAGCGAAGCCCCAAGTCCGGCGAAGAGGGCGGCGAATGTGGGAATGACCTTCCAGAGTATGACCGTGACGACACCGATGGCGATCGTGATGACCGCCGTTGGGTAGACGCTGGCAGAGCGGATGGCCACTCTCAATTTGACGATCTTCTCGATGTACTGGCTGAGACGCTGAAGGATAGTATCTAGGATACCCCCCGCTTCTCCCGCTGCGATCATGTTGCAGAAGAGATCGTCGAAGACCTTTGGATGCTTCCTCATGGCATCGGCCAGCGTGGACCCCGATTCTACATCCTGCCTGATCTGGAAGAGGATCCTTTGGAATGTCCTGTTGTTCTGCTGGGTCCCGAGGATTTCGAGGCACTGTACAAGAGGAAGGCCTGCGTCGATCATGACGGAGAACTGTCTCGTGAAGATAGCGATTTC is a window encoding:
- a CDS encoding type II secretion system F family protein gives rise to the protein MPTYSWKGRVRGKEMQEGVMVADNKEAVINTLRRQQIIVTAVTEKGKEFALPKIGGGVRKKEIAIFTRQFSVMIDAGLPLVQCLEILGTQQNNRTFQRILFQIRQDVESGSTLADAMRKHPKVFDDLFCNMIAAGEAGGILDTILQRLSQYIEKIVKLRVAIRSASVYPTAVITIAIGVVTVILWKVIPTFAALFAGLGASLPLPTRITIALSEFIGRWWWFIGIVIVLAIIAINRYHKTYNGRRILDGLLLKMPIIGMLLRKLAVARFCRTLGTLISSGVPILDALDITARTSGNAIVEDAIMETRKNIEQGKSISEPLKETDVFPPMVVQMIAVGEHTGALDTMLAKIADFYEEEVDDATQNLLSLLEPIMIAFLGVVIGGIIISMYLPMFDLINKIG